The Cyanobium sp. ATX 6F1 genome includes a region encoding these proteins:
- a CDS encoding type II secretion system protein encodes MRTKTQLALIRSLQARRRATASAFTLVELMIVVAVIGILSAVALPQYLQARVRAAAGAAVGEAIGLAKECAVAQASQLPATPISGKICNGSAPVLFNATWSGGTTDGVKCLQATAASAASFVVTASSNGGLSCA; translated from the coding sequence ATGCGCACCAAAACCCAGTTGGCTCTCATCCGCAGCCTGCAGGCTCGTAGAAGGGCCACAGCCTCCGCATTCACTCTTGTCGAGCTGATGATTGTTGTGGCTGTGATCGGCATTCTCTCTGCTGTAGCCTTACCTCAATATCTGCAAGCACGTGTTCGGGCCGCGGCGGGTGCTGCGGTTGGCGAAGCCATCGGATTGGCTAAAGAATGCGCGGTAGCTCAGGCTTCTCAGCTCCCAGCCACACCGATTTCGGGAAAAATTTGCAATGGTTCAGCACCTGTCCTCTTTAACGCCACCTGGTCTGGTGGAACGACTGATGGAGTGAAGTGTTTGCAAGCAACGGCTGCATCTGCTGCCAGCTTTGTCGTCACAGCCTCTTCCAATGGCGGACTTAGCTGCGCCTAA
- a CDS encoding tetratricopeptide repeat protein — protein MSASKESVEQLIEEAYLLLSKHQHQPALDKALMAFELESADSTSSVNLEILYLIGELQIELQQTDQAIKTVRLAFDINPSDQRTKLLQAGLMAMLGQLETAVQIASSAQVGPRASKAYYLIGLIALDLSTLEEAEKYFRKALEYDPKSRQALLDLGLVYAYRKQYPEAQALIDQALLLGDLSLKEILKLGNTFLAIEDYGKAFECYYKAVEHAPSSASAHSNLGLVYHIQGQLEAAINSYILAVFHEPMHSMAHLNLGIALLLMGDFATGWAEYEWRRALRDDPHICDEWSIPEITSANGLPDVVIIAHENGIGDSIQFMRYGQLVRDHGRQAVLLCPPKMAPVADNSGLFDQIETRAITTLEDGKTYGWIPALSIPKVFGITPEKPLVDPPYLFPPTDRVKHWHDRLRTKDSFLVGLHWQGNPAAERTTFRGRSLPLAVFESLASLHNIHFVSLQKGYGSEQMDTISFRNCFVDAQSEVDEAWDFIETMAIAKCCDVVVSSDSGLAHLVGAMGHPLLLLLSMVPEWRWGLVGDRTAWYPSARLYRQTMLGDWTGVIERVRLDLEKRFNP, from the coding sequence ATGTCAGCCAGCAAAGAATCAGTGGAGCAATTGATAGAAGAAGCCTATCTCCTCCTATCAAAGCACCAGCATCAGCCGGCATTGGATAAGGCTTTGATGGCCTTTGAGCTGGAGTCGGCTGACTCCACCTCTTCTGTCAATCTTGAAATTCTCTACTTGATAGGCGAGCTTCAAATTGAACTGCAGCAAACTGATCAAGCAATCAAAACCGTGAGGCTGGCATTTGATATCAATCCTTCGGATCAACGAACCAAGCTATTGCAGGCTGGATTAATGGCCATGCTTGGGCAGCTTGAGACAGCTGTGCAAATAGCATCTTCTGCTCAAGTTGGCCCAAGAGCTTCAAAAGCGTATTATCTCATTGGCTTAATCGCTCTCGATTTATCAACTTTAGAAGAGGCTGAAAAATATTTTCGTAAAGCGCTAGAATATGATCCGAAGTCTCGACAAGCGTTACTTGACCTAGGGCTTGTGTACGCTTATCGCAAGCAATATCCAGAGGCTCAAGCGCTTATTGATCAAGCCTTATTATTGGGCGACCTTAGCTTGAAAGAAATACTAAAACTAGGCAATACATTCCTGGCTATCGAAGATTACGGCAAAGCATTTGAGTGCTATTACAAAGCAGTTGAGCATGCTCCAAGCTCAGCTTCGGCCCATTCCAATCTAGGTCTAGTTTATCATATTCAAGGCCAGCTAGAAGCCGCGATTAACAGCTATATATTGGCAGTCTTTCATGAGCCGATGCATTCGATGGCTCATTTAAATCTAGGAATCGCTCTCCTGCTGATGGGAGATTTCGCCACTGGCTGGGCGGAGTATGAATGGCGAAGAGCACTACGCGATGATCCACATATTTGCGATGAATGGTCTATCCCTGAGATAACAAGTGCAAATGGCCTCCCTGATGTTGTTATTATTGCGCATGAGAATGGAATTGGAGACAGCATTCAATTTATGCGCTACGGTCAATTAGTGCGAGATCATGGCCGTCAAGCCGTTCTGCTCTGTCCTCCCAAAATGGCCCCAGTTGCTGATAACTCTGGCTTATTTGATCAAATTGAAACTCGAGCAATTACTACGCTTGAGGATGGAAAAACCTATGGCTGGATACCTGCTCTAAGTATTCCAAAAGTATTTGGCATCACGCCAGAAAAGCCATTAGTTGATCCGCCTTACCTGTTTCCTCCCACTGATCGAGTAAAACACTGGCATGATCGCCTTAGGACAAAAGACTCATTTCTAGTGGGCCTTCACTGGCAAGGCAATCCAGCTGCTGAACGCACTACTTTTCGCGGGCGTTCACTGCCATTGGCTGTATTTGAATCGCTGGCTTCATTGCATAATATTCATTTCGTATCTTTGCAGAAGGGCTATGGCTCTGAGCAGATGGATACGATTTCATTTCGTAATTGCTTCGTTGATGCGCAATCGGAAGTCGACGAAGCTTGGGACTTCATTGAAACCATGGCCATTGCCAAATGCTGCGATGTGGTAGTATCCAGTGATTCTGGCCTTGCTCATCTTGTCGGAGCAATGGGACATCCGCTTCTCTTACTTTTGTCAATGGTACCCGAGTGGCGCTGGGGCTTGGTAGGTGATCGTACAGCTTGGTACCCCTCTGCAAGGCTCTATCGCCAGACCATGTTAGGAGATTGGACCGGGGTGATTGAACGGGTGAGGCTGGACTTAGAAAAAAGATTTAACCCCTGA
- a CDS encoding ABC transporter permease, with protein sequence MAAQQGRSLSNRLARWGVVIVLLYALVALLTPLLVQLGALADPNAGLENPINAAPSWAHWCGTDRLGRDVGVRTLAGSGVALQVVALALVLALLIGVPLGMLSGYLGGAVDRVLVLLMDTLYTLPVLLLSVVLAFLLGRGLPNAAAALCVVYVPQYFRVVRNQAAQVKAELYIEAAQSLGAGPLWILRRYLFRNVITSVPVLLTLNAADAVLILGGLGFLGLGLPESIPEWGSDLQQALTALPTGIWWTALFPGLAMFVLVLGLSFLGEGLESWVSGGDAAGGI encoded by the coding sequence GTGGCAGCTCAGCAAGGCCGGTCGCTTTCCAATCGTCTGGCCCGCTGGGGGGTGGTGATCGTGCTGCTCTATGCCCTGGTGGCGTTGCTGACGCCGCTGCTGGTGCAGCTCGGTGCCCTTGCGGATCCCAACGCCGGCTTGGAGAATCCCATCAACGCCGCCCCCAGCTGGGCCCATTGGTGCGGCACGGATCGCCTGGGGCGGGATGTGGGGGTGCGCACCCTCGCGGGCAGCGGCGTGGCGCTGCAGGTGGTGGCGTTGGCGCTGGTGCTGGCCCTGTTGATTGGGGTGCCGCTGGGGATGCTGAGCGGCTACCTGGGGGGGGCCGTGGACCGGGTGCTGGTGCTGCTGATGGACACGCTCTACACCTTGCCGGTGTTGCTGCTCTCGGTGGTGCTCGCCTTCCTGCTGGGCCGCGGCCTGCCCAATGCGGCGGCGGCGCTGTGTGTGGTCTACGTGCCCCAGTACTTCCGGGTGGTGCGCAACCAGGCGGCCCAGGTGAAGGCGGAGCTCTACATCGAGGCGGCCCAGTCGCTCGGGGCCGGGCCGCTCTGGATCCTGCGGCGCTACCTCTTTCGCAATGTGATCACCTCGGTGCCGGTGCTGCTCACCCTCAACGCCGCCGATGCGGTGCTGATCCTGGGGGGATTGGGGTTTCTTGGGTTGGGGTTGCCGGAATCGATTCCCGAGTGGGGCAGTGATCTGCAGCAGGCACTCACGGCCCTGCCCACGGGCATCTGGTGGACGGCGTTGTTTCCTGGGCTGGCGATGTTTGTGTTGGTTTTGGGGCTCTCGTTTCTGGGGGAGGGGTTGGAGAGTTGGGTGAGTGGGGGTGATGCGGCAGGAGGGATCTGA
- a CDS encoding response regulator transcription factor translates to MSDATETQAQVLIVDDDPRLRALLAGELGVEGYGVNEAFDGQSALIHLRSVPTDLILLDWTLPDFSGVEICRRMRSSGVFTPILMLTGRDEVRDRVEALDSGADDFLLKPFSIEELLARVRAQLRRAGYAQAAANRDRLVLADLSVTLSTRDVSRGGRPIQLSVREYDLLVCLLRRCNSVVDRETILREVWGENHFGDDNLLDVYIRYLRKKVEGPGQPTLIQTVRGVGFMLREGELRG, encoded by the coding sequence GTGAGCGACGCGACAGAAACCCAGGCCCAGGTGCTGATCGTCGATGACGATCCGCGCCTTCGCGCCCTCTTGGCCGGGGAGCTCGGCGTGGAGGGCTATGGGGTGAACGAGGCCTTCGATGGCCAGTCGGCCTTGATCCACCTGCGCTCGGTGCCCACCGACCTGATCCTGCTGGATTGGACCCTGCCGGACTTCAGCGGTGTGGAAATCTGCCGGCGCATGCGCTCCAGTGGCGTGTTCACGCCGATCCTGATGCTCACCGGCCGCGACGAGGTGCGCGATCGGGTCGAGGCGCTCGATTCCGGCGCCGACGATTTTTTGCTGAAGCCCTTCTCGATCGAGGAGTTGCTGGCGCGGGTGCGGGCCCAGCTGCGGAGGGCTGGCTACGCCCAGGCCGCCGCCAACCGCGACCGGCTCGTGCTGGCGGATCTCTCGGTGACCCTCTCCACCCGCGATGTGAGCCGTGGCGGCCGCCCGATCCAGCTCTCGGTGCGCGAATACGACCTCCTGGTGTGCCTGCTCAGGCGCTGCAACAGCGTGGTGGACCGGGAAACGATCCTGCGGGAGGTGTGGGGCGAGAACCACTTCGGCGACGACAACCTGCTGGATGTGTACATCCGTTATCTGCGCAAAAAGGTCGAGGGCCCCGGCCAGCCCACCTTGATCCAGACCGTGCGCGGCGTGGGCTTCATGCTGCGGGAAGGGGAGCTCCGCGGCTGA
- a CDS encoding response regulator, whose translation MSGHQKHLSVAVVDDDPRIRELLALELADLGSTATVYASAEELLVDPQCPGFDLLLLDLVLPGIDGFKALQRLRAKGHQGQIVIISANWNLGRSQQLIAAGANDYIVKTSLLEQLPELLANLLPGLKPCPGQERALQSA comes from the coding sequence ATGAGTGGCCATCAAAAACATCTCAGCGTGGCGGTCGTCGATGACGACCCGCGGATCAGGGAGCTACTCGCCCTTGAACTGGCCGACCTGGGCTCCACCGCCACGGTCTACGCCTCGGCAGAGGAGCTGCTCGTTGATCCCCAGTGCCCTGGCTTCGATCTGCTGCTGCTGGATCTGGTGCTGCCCGGTATCGATGGCTTCAAGGCGCTCCAACGGCTGCGGGCCAAGGGGCATCAGGGGCAGATCGTGATCATCAGCGCCAATTGGAACCTGGGACGCTCCCAGCAACTGATCGCCGCTGGTGCCAACGACTACATCGTCAAGACCAGCCTGCTCGAGCAACTGCCCGAGCTGCTGGCCAACCTGCTCCCGGGCCTCAAGCCCTGCCCAGGGCAGGAACGGGCGCTGCAGAGCGCTTGA
- a CDS encoding sensor histidine kinase, whose product MEKHPLSLRRRLLTTTLLAVLAGYGLLLVVQRAISSQARVQAHEQSVALVRTELLNRRSPLEGAAGLQQLLGQILTPGLLVWVGLEEGKTYKLPSPNESFSLPGSLVKLVSRADAAAESRSIPQEFELGGKVYVTSSQPIQLEGRPAQLRFLEDFSASAQQERRAQLLLIAAAGLATLFTSLLLRPVIRSGLRPLEILSDRLEGVSSESLTRQHIPVERQPAELAPIALAFNDLLDRLSLSFERQRSFVNGVSHELRTPITLIGGYASRLRRGSVGLDGEQQEQIALIEAESRRMAHLVTDLLDLARSDAGKLQLEAKPIDPIACLGNVCDRLQRHAGSRLQLGPFTENEGCFALGDAKRLEQCLANLIENALKYAPASTPISLRLSATPEELLLHVIDQGPGVQAADRQLIFERFKRGSSAGDTAGSGIGLAVVDALMRGMGGAVFVVDAPGGGADFRLQLKRSAAPVPALGRA is encoded by the coding sequence ATGGAAAAACACCCCCTCTCCCTCCGCCGTCGCCTGCTCACCACCACCCTGCTGGCGGTGTTGGCCGGCTACGGCCTCCTGCTGGTGGTGCAGCGGGCGATCTCCTCCCAGGCGCGGGTGCAGGCCCATGAACAATCGGTGGCGCTGGTGCGCACGGAGCTGCTGAACCGGCGCTCGCCTCTTGAGGGGGCGGCGGGACTGCAGCAGTTGCTGGGCCAGATCCTCACCCCGGGGCTGTTGGTGTGGGTGGGCCTGGAAGAGGGAAAAACCTACAAGCTTCCCAGCCCCAACGAGAGCTTTTCGCTGCCTGGCTCGCTGGTCAAGTTGGTTTCCAGGGCGGATGCGGCGGCCGAGTCAAGGTCAATCCCCCAAGAGTTCGAGCTGGGCGGCAAGGTCTACGTCACCAGCAGCCAGCCAATCCAGCTGGAGGGACGCCCGGCCCAACTACGTTTTCTTGAGGATTTCAGCGCCAGTGCCCAGCAGGAGCGCAGGGCCCAGCTTCTGCTGATCGCGGCGGCCGGCCTGGCCACCCTGTTCACCAGCCTGTTGCTGCGGCCCGTGATCCGCAGCGGTCTGCGGCCGCTGGAAATCCTCTCCGATCGCCTCGAGGGGGTCAGCTCCGAGAGCCTGACTCGGCAGCACATTCCGGTGGAGCGTCAGCCGGCCGAACTGGCGCCGATCGCCTTGGCCTTCAATGATTTGCTTGATCGGCTCAGTCTTTCCTTTGAGCGGCAGCGCTCGTTCGTGAACGGGGTGTCCCATGAATTGCGCACACCGATCACTTTGATCGGGGGCTATGCCAGCCGCTTGCGTCGCGGTTCGGTGGGTCTCGATGGGGAGCAGCAGGAGCAGATCGCCTTGATCGAGGCCGAATCCAGGCGCATGGCACACCTGGTCACCGATTTGCTCGATCTGGCCCGCAGCGATGCCGGCAAGCTGCAGCTCGAGGCCAAACCCATCGATCCGATCGCCTGCCTCGGCAACGTCTGCGATCGTCTGCAGCGCCATGCCGGCAGCCGCCTGCAACTGGGCCCCTTCACCGAGAACGAGGGCTGCTTTGCCTTGGGTGATGCCAAGCGCTTGGAGCAGTGCCTCGCCAACCTGATCGAGAACGCCCTCAAGTACGCCCCAGCGTCTACTCCTATCAGCCTGCGCCTCAGCGCCACCCCTGAGGAGCTGCTGCTGCATGTGATCGACCAGGGCCCCGGCGTGCAGGCGGCCGACCGGCAGCTGATCTTTGAGCGCTTCAAGCGTGGCAGCAGCGCCGGCGATACGGCCGGCAGTGGCATCGGCCTGGCGGTGGTCGATGCGCTCATGCGTGGGATGGGCGGCGCTGTGTTCGTCGTGGATGCCCCGGGGGGCGGGGCCGATTTCCGCTTGCAGCTCAAGCGCTCTGCAGCGCCCGTTCCTGCCCTGGGCAGGGCTTGA
- the pyrF gene encoding orotidine-5'-phosphate decarboxylase: MPGQRRNKPITFKSMSNPIPDSGSYLSSKIIPPEDRLIVALDVPTAEQAKQLVNDLGETVTFYKLGLELFMASGYFELVDWLVKQKKKVFVDLKFWDIPRTVGSAVRRAHEHGASFVTVHGDDEMLKEAVRERNGVKILAVTMLTSLNQSDLNSFYGIPNSISIEEFVIGRAQRFLEVGVDGVISSGIEAPALRDKFGDSFLIVCPGIRPVENTDDQKRTVDVEKAFQNGADYIVVGRPIREPEKDMIPSEAAKDIQRRISKIFSSQPNSFGYGVS, translated from the coding sequence ATGCCAGGACAGCGGCGCAACAAACCCATTACATTTAAATCCATGAGTAATCCAATTCCTGATTCAGGATCTTATCTTTCGAGCAAGATCATTCCCCCGGAAGACAGGCTTATCGTAGCGCTTGACGTGCCGACGGCCGAGCAGGCAAAGCAACTTGTTAACGACTTAGGAGAGACGGTAACTTTTTATAAGCTCGGATTGGAGCTTTTCATGGCAAGCGGCTATTTTGAACTTGTTGACTGGTTAGTTAAACAAAAGAAAAAAGTGTTTGTAGACCTTAAGTTTTGGGATATTCCACGCACGGTTGGTTCTGCTGTCCGGCGCGCCCATGAGCACGGAGCCTCTTTTGTCACTGTCCATGGGGATGATGAAATGCTGAAAGAGGCCGTGCGCGAAAGGAATGGCGTTAAGATCTTGGCTGTAACGATGTTGACAAGTCTCAATCAATCAGACTTGAATAGCTTTTATGGGATCCCGAATTCTATATCGATTGAAGAATTTGTCATAGGCCGCGCTCAGCGCTTTCTTGAGGTGGGCGTTGATGGTGTCATTTCTTCGGGGATTGAAGCTCCTGCGTTGCGCGACAAATTCGGCGATAGTTTTTTGATAGTATGCCCGGGAATTCGTCCAGTAGAGAATACTGACGACCAGAAGCGCACCGTCGATGTTGAAAAGGCTTTCCAAAATGGAGCGGATTATATTGTTGTTGGTCGTCCTATACGTGAGCCTGAAAAAGATATGATTCCATCGGAAGCAGCTAAAGATATTCAACGGAGAATTTCAAAAATTTTTTCTAGTCAGCCGAATTCCTTTGGCTACGGCGTATCATAA
- a CDS encoding class I SAM-dependent methyltransferase: protein MAWNHGYYSHGTYTKQFYRELAPNWIDFALLIRGHEPPRPTEGSPFRYLELGSGMGLGLCLLAAAYPEGTFLGVDFLPAHIAHSNWLANELGLENIRFLEADFLALAEDPAPIDVRPGVDLYDYVAAHGIATWVTQPVQKALLTVAAAALRPAGVFYCSYNTYPGWLERSAFRALALLELDRTDRHRPDLAYRTASDQLRVMMGSSEAPMPLARAFPGLGASLDVIDQQPANYLCQEFANEGWQPLYVAEMHQRCADHALEPAGSATLADLFEQLMAEPMRSLVLAESDPVIRQTLIDLATNKSFRRDLFVRGPLPLSPQRRQMRLAALQVRLQEPTSTDTYKFNSDFGELTADPVNCAALEAVLVAGPKSLGELFAATTTDVEELVLLVALLLSANRLGLDRGEAGRKALEGAQRINLKLMELMAEGAGYTQLVAPAIGSGVGFNLLQSLIRTALAQGLETDNLIACVLFALSEIGAELRGPQNELVSEANEQVEVLRGMAETLARERLPLLRSLGVFASGA from the coding sequence ATGGCCTGGAATCACGGCTACTACAGCCACGGCACCTACACCAAGCAGTTCTACAGGGAGCTTGCTCCGAACTGGATTGACTTTGCCTTGTTGATTCGTGGCCATGAGCCCCCCAGGCCAACGGAAGGCAGCCCCTTCCGCTATCTGGAACTGGGCAGTGGCATGGGATTGGGCCTCTGCCTGCTGGCGGCGGCCTACCCGGAAGGAACCTTTTTGGGCGTGGATTTTCTGCCAGCCCACATCGCCCACAGCAACTGGCTGGCCAATGAACTGGGCCTGGAGAACATCCGCTTTCTGGAGGCTGATTTCCTGGCCCTGGCCGAAGATCCGGCCCCGATCGATGTTCGGCCTGGAGTGGATCTCTATGACTACGTTGCGGCCCACGGCATTGCCACCTGGGTTACCCAGCCGGTCCAGAAGGCCCTGTTGACCGTCGCCGCAGCCGCGCTGCGGCCTGCAGGAGTGTTCTATTGCTCCTACAACACCTATCCGGGCTGGCTCGAACGCAGCGCCTTCCGGGCCCTGGCCCTGCTCGAACTGGATCGCACCGATCGCCACCGGCCTGATCTGGCCTATCGCACAGCCTCAGACCAGCTGCGGGTGATGATGGGTTCCAGTGAGGCTCCCATGCCCCTGGCCAGGGCCTTCCCAGGCCTGGGTGCTTCTCTTGATGTCATCGATCAACAGCCAGCCAATTATCTGTGTCAGGAGTTCGCCAACGAAGGCTGGCAGCCGCTCTATGTGGCCGAGATGCACCAGCGCTGCGCTGATCACGCCCTCGAGCCTGCGGGCAGCGCCACATTGGCTGACCTCTTCGAGCAACTGATGGCGGAACCCATGCGTTCGCTGGTGCTGGCCGAGAGCGATCCCGTGATCCGGCAGACCTTGATCGATCTGGCGACCAACAAATCCTTCCGCCGTGATCTTTTCGTGAGAGGTCCGCTGCCGCTCTCGCCGCAACGCCGGCAGATGCGGCTGGCGGCCCTCCAGGTGCGCCTACAGGAACCCACCAGCACCGACACTTACAAATTCAACTCCGATTTTGGCGAACTGACGGCTGACCCCGTCAATTGCGCGGCCCTGGAAGCCGTCTTGGTGGCAGGCCCGAAAAGCCTCGGCGAGCTGTTCGCCGCTACCACAACGGATGTCGAGGAGCTGGTGCTGCTCGTCGCTTTGCTGCTCAGCGCCAACCGGCTGGGCCTCGATCGAGGCGAGGCTGGGCGGAAAGCCCTGGAAGGTGCCCAACGCATCAACCTGAAGCTGATGGAACTGATGGCGGAGGGCGCTGGCTACACGCAACTGGTGGCTCCAGCCATCGGCAGCGGCGTGGGCTTCAATCTGCTGCAAAGTCTCATCCGCACGGCCTTAGCACAGGGGTTGGAGACTGACAACCTGATCGCATGCGTGCTGTTTGCACTCTCGGAGATCGGCGCTGAGCTGCGGGGCCCACAGAACGAACTGGTGAGCGAAGCCAACGAGCAGGTGGAGGTGCTGCGGGGGATGGCGGAGACGCTGGCCCGTGAGCGCCTCCCACTGCTCCGGTCGTTGGGGGTGTTTGCCTCCGGTGCCTGA
- a CDS encoding prepilin-type N-terminal cleavage/methylation domain-containing protein yields the protein MTAQPSPPRIKRSRMETPARYSKAGEGFTLTELLVSVVVLGVVLAGTAQLFSRTNQMSASTNTRIRLQALVDQDISRVQRLNDRFTCGDLTVATGGTCVIRGSDPTKIQYFPSVANGITNFQARCSGTTLITDLVTELNATLPGSLATEGITFAVNTGSQSAVHRYTVTYTNTSTSEVLRQVSLTPTTVAWCPTISEPANLT from the coding sequence ATGACAGCCCAGCCCAGCCCACCCCGGATCAAGCGCAGCCGGATGGAGACCCCTGCGAGATACTCCAAAGCCGGCGAGGGGTTCACCCTCACGGAGTTGCTTGTGTCTGTCGTAGTGCTTGGTGTGGTGCTGGCGGGCACCGCACAGCTGTTCAGCCGAACGAACCAGATGTCCGCATCCACCAATACCCGGATCAGGCTTCAAGCGCTTGTGGACCAAGATATCTCAAGGGTGCAGCGCCTCAATGACCGCTTCACCTGTGGTGATCTTACTGTAGCCACGGGAGGCACCTGTGTGATCAGAGGCTCAGATCCAACGAAAATCCAGTATTTCCCCTCTGTTGCCAACGGAATCACCAACTTTCAAGCTCGCTGTTCGGGCACAACCCTGATCACAGATCTTGTAACAGAGCTCAACGCCACTTTGCCTGGCTCGCTTGCAACGGAAGGAATCACCTTTGCCGTTAATACCGGATCGCAATCTGCTGTTCATCGTTATACGGTGACTTACACCAACACCTCTACATCAGAAGTACTCCGCCAAGTCTCTTTAACTCCAACCACAGTTGCTTGGTGTCCCACAATATCGGAACCAGCAAATTTAACTTGA
- a CDS encoding Tfp pilus assembly protein FimT/FimU yields MPKRQPGFTVTELMVVVAILGILSGIAISISGAEWRRTRVNTVVTELSGWLEAVRRASLKGNACQVTITGGDLIGNAPLASATEIAATGSEITNNCLSNSPLTISSVFATNETMTISPNGPTIFKFTPRGSVNAQADNTPLGSAVVIEVFLTGSTGPKRCVQISPGLGLISIGSSDTSGGTCTYGGTF; encoded by the coding sequence ATGCCTAAGCGACAGCCTGGCTTCACCGTGACCGAGTTGATGGTTGTTGTTGCCATCCTGGGCATTCTTAGTGGCATTGCCATCTCCATCAGCGGAGCAGAATGGCGCCGCACGCGGGTCAACACTGTGGTCACGGAGCTCTCGGGCTGGCTGGAAGCTGTGCGCCGCGCCTCTCTCAAAGGCAATGCCTGCCAGGTCACCATCACGGGAGGGGACTTGATTGGTAACGCTCCACTAGCTTCAGCCACTGAGATTGCAGCCACAGGGAGTGAGATCACTAATAATTGCCTTTCCAACTCGCCCCTGACAATATCATCAGTGTTTGCGACCAATGAAACGATGACAATTTCACCAAATGGCCCCACAATCTTCAAATTCACTCCCAGAGGAAGTGTCAATGCACAAGCAGACAATACACCTTTGGGAAGTGCCGTTGTTATTGAGGTCTTTCTGACGGGCTCAACGGGGCCTAAGCGCTGTGTTCAGATTTCTCCAGGCCTGGGCCTGATCAGCATTGGTTCCAGCGACACCTCCGGTGGGACTTGTACCTATGGCGGAACCTTCTAA
- a CDS encoding type II secretion system protein J, with translation MKQLNFPSTPSLRSATNRCVVITSFGFTLIELLIAAAIGGVILVGGARVIVSNIKAEASQESVRRLRDTWGRINYLMDTEIGEASTAVVSGSTLTLTLPNGSTIAYSRSGTDLQRTGPPINDNGSLGAGSGTSTLAENVSSFTPSAANSRDPVYTMTLTDSRGTTYTGLSSAARTRIQSYPTN, from the coding sequence ATGAAACAGCTGAACTTTCCCTCGACACCTTCTCTGCGTTCCGCCACAAACCGTTGCGTGGTGATAACGAGTTTTGGCTTCACGCTTATCGAGCTTCTGATTGCCGCAGCGATTGGTGGTGTCATTCTTGTCGGCGGTGCAAGGGTTATTGTTTCAAACATCAAAGCCGAAGCCAGCCAGGAGTCGGTCCGTAGGCTCAGAGATACTTGGGGTCGCATCAACTACCTGATGGACACCGAAATTGGTGAAGCCAGCACGGCGGTTGTCAGCGGCAGCACTTTGACCCTGACCCTTCCCAACGGTTCAACAATCGCCTATTCCCGGAGCGGAACTGATCTGCAGCGGACTGGCCCTCCGATCAATGATAACGGCTCACTCGGAGCGGGGAGTGGCACCTCCACCCTTGCAGAAAACGTCAGTAGCTTTACTCCGTCTGCCGCCAACTCCAGAGACCCTGTCTACACGATGACCCTCACCGATTCCAGGGGTACTACTTATA